In one Candidatus Omnitrophota bacterium genomic region, the following are encoded:
- a CDS encoding ribonucleotide reductase N-terminal alpha domain-containing protein — MERKRDDCLNLSANAVEILRKRYLSRDPCGRVSETPAEMFERVASHVSQAESRYGGDREVWRAKFLEMMEGLEFLPNSPMLMNAGLP; from the coding sequence ATGGAGCGGAAAAGAGATGATTGCTTGAATCTGTCCGCCAATGCGGTTGAGATCCTTCGGAAGCGGTACCTCTCTCGCGACCCGTGCGGGCGGGTTAGTGAAACGCCTGCCGAGATGTTCGAGCGCGTGGCCTCTCATGTTTCGCAGGCCGAGTCCAGGTATGGTGGGGATCGCGAGGTCTGGCGAGCTAAATTTTTAGAGATGATGGAGGGGCTTGAGTTCTTGCCGAACTCCCCTATGCTCATGAACGCCGGCCTGCC